ACCGTGATCAGCACGGACGTAGCCGCCGTCAGGGCCGTCAGCGTCAGGTAGCCGAGCTGGGGAGGGCAATCGACCACGACGACATCGTAGCGATCATCGACCTCGGCGAGTGCGTCACCGATTCTCGTGTAGAAGAGCTTGCCCGCGCTCGAATCCTTTCGCTGCATGGCGATAGGCGTCTCGTACTCGTATTCCTGGAGTTCGAGATTTGCAGGAACGATGTCCAAAGTCGGAAAATTCGTCGGCTGGATTACCTCCGTGATCGACCGGCGCTCGTCGTCGTAGCGCAGTGCCTCATAGAGAGACGCCTTCTCATCGAGCTCCGGCTGGATGCCATAGAGCGCCGTCAATGAAGCCTGCGGATCGAGATCGACGGCAAGGACACGGTAACCACGCAATGCCAGATACTGAGCCAGGTGCGCAGACGTGGTGGTCTTCCCGCTGCCCCCCTTAAAATTCACTACCGCTATTACCTGTAGCCGTTCATGTTCCTTGCGGTGAGGCACTCGATCGAGCAGGGTCCGGAGCTCATTTATCTGGTCGGCGGTATAGTATCGCCGCCCCGTCGAGGTCGTGGTCGGCTCAACACCCTTGCCCTTTAGGTGAAGCTTCTTAAGATAGCTTTGGGAGACACCGACGAAATCGGCAACCTCGGCCAAGGAAAACTGGCGCAAAGATTTCTGTGCGTTCGGCGGGAACTTCTCCCGCCGCAGCATGTCAAGCTTCGACGAGATGTCGCCACCTTGTTCAAGGATTGTATCGGCAAAACCCGGCACTTTCTCGGAAGTGGCCATTTTCACGTTCATTTCG
The genomic region above belongs to Rhizobium leguminosarum and contains:
- the repA gene encoding plasmid partitioning protein RepA, with product MNVKMATSEKVPGFADTILEQGGDISSKLDMLRREKFPPNAQKSLRQFSLAEVADFVGVSQSYLKKLHLKGKGVEPTTTSTGRRYYTADQINELRTLLDRVPHRKEHERLQVIAVVNFKGGSGKTTTSAHLAQYLALRGYRVLAVDLDPQASLTALYGIQPELDEKASLYEALRYDDERRSITEVIQPTNFPTLDIVPANLELQEYEYETPIAMQRKDSSAGKLFYTRIGDALAEVDDRYDVVVVDCPPQLGYLTLTALTAATSVLITVHPQMLDIMSMSQFLLMLGNILKSVEAVGVNVSLDWFRYLVTRYEPTDIPQQQMVGFMQSMFAAQMMRHQMVKSTAISDAGLTKQTLYEVERSQFTPSTYDRARESMDAVNAEVIELLHKAWGRRNG